Within the BD1-7 clade bacterium genome, the region CCGAGCAATACGAACAACTCAAAACCACCGCCGCCTTATTCCCCGATGCGCTGGTAGATTCCGAGTTGGGTGAAATACCTGAGGGGTGGTCAGTATCAGATTTAAAGTCGGAAACATCAAAAATCGGGAGTGGGGCAACTCCAAAGGGAGGAAAAGGGGCTTACAAGATAGAGGGGATTTCTCAGATTCGTAGCATGAATGTTTTTGATGGGAATTTTTCGATGAAAGATTTGGCAAAAATTGATGAGACTCAGGCAGGCAAACTAAAGAATGTGATAGTTGAAAAAAACGATGTGCTTTTAAATATTACCGGAGCATCTGTTACACGCTGCTGTATCGTTCCTCCCAGTGTTCTCCCTGCACGTGTGAATCAACATGTATGTATTGTTCGCGCAAACGAATCATCGATGAATCCGTATTTTGTCTATCAAACTCTAACGTCTTCTGCTGGAAAATCTCTATTGAATAGTTTGGCGCAGGCCGGAGCTACTCGAGAAGCCTTGACCAAGGCGCACATAGAAGGATTTGAATTGATAGTTCCCGATCAGAAATTAATGGGCGAATTTGGTAGTCAAGCTGCGAACATAGAAAATATGCGCTTTCGTTTGGCGGAAAATAATTTAGAACTTGGAAGGGTTCGAGACACTCTACTCCCCAAACTCCTCTCCGGCGAACTTTCACCCCTAACCGCTGAGCCCTAACCCATCGAGAACACCCATGCCCCGNCCCTATATCAGCAGCAGTATTGATGCGCTAGAAAGGGAAGTCGACACCCACAAGGACAATGTGGCGGAACTGAAAAAAATCAAAGCCGAGCTGAAACATCGAAAGCCAAGGCTGCGAAATAAAAACCTGATGGCGGTGATCGACGGCTGGATAAAAGGCGAGCCGGGTTTTACTCAGGAAGAACTCTTCACAGAAAAACAAAAAACGCGCGTGAAGAGCGAGCAGAAAAAACCGAAGGCCTCGCCAATTCAAAAAGGTTCTTCGGTATCGGCTGCTGAAAAACCCGACAAACCCTTGATGGAAAACAAGGCACCCTCAGCGAAAACCGGTATACCCATAGCTAAGCCTGAGGGGGCTGATCATCAAGCCCAACGTAAACCTAACCCTGTTGTTCAGGCCACTGTTGTTCAGACCCCAGCGAAAAAGCCGGCCAGAGAGGATGTTATTTTGGAACAAAAGCGCGAAGACAAGCAGGTTGAATATCCTGACGGATTTTTGCATCAGAATTTTGACGATATGCGAACCAAGCTGCTGGATATTGCCGGTGGCCGTTCGCGATTGATCAGCTTGGATCAAAACGGCAAAAGCTTTGTGCGTTTGGTGGATGAGTTGCCTGATCAGCTGGTTGATACCTTGTTAAAAAACAAGGCGATGACACTGGTGCCCGTGCCAGAACCTACACGCGAGGAACTGGAAGAACACGGCTACATTGCATGGGATGAAGAAGAGGCACGCTGGAACACACTAAAACCCGACCCCGCAGCGAAGCAATGGGCCGGCGTGTTGGGTTTAAAAAATGACTATGAATTGCCCGACAACTCCGATCATGCCGATGATGAACGGCATGAGGATTTAGACTTACAGACGCTGGTTTTTGAGCCTGCGTTGAATGTGAAGCTGCAGAAGCTGTCGCGAGAGGCCAAAACGGCGATCGATGAAACGGGTAATAATATCCTGTTTCTCTGTTTGGGGTTTCTTGAATGGTCGGATGTTGCGAAGGGGGGCAACAAACGTTACGCGCCTTTGTACATGGTACCGGTTGAAATCACCAAAGACGTGAATAACGGTGTCAGCGTCTTTCGCCTGGCATTTACCGGTGAAGACATTCTGCCTAACCTCACACTGCGCGAAAAGCTCAAACGGGATTTTGGCATTATCTTGCCGGATGTGGTTGATGCAGATGATGAAGATCGCTTGTTATCACCCGAGCAATATTTTGATGCGGTGAATGCGCTGTTAGCTCGCAAAAGTAACGATCCGAATATCAAGGAATGGCGTGTTCGGCGCTTTGGTACGCTGGCAACGCTGAGCTTGGGCAAGCTGTTGATGTATCTCGATTTAGATCCGGCCCGTTGGCCCGATAACGGTAAGGCGTTGTTGGAGCATGAAGTTGTCAGCCACTTTTTTCACGATGGCGCTAAGCGGGTGGATGGGCAGTCTTCAAGCGGTGCAGGCCATGCGGATTATGTGCTGGATGATGTTGAGGACATCCATGAAAACTTCCCGATGATCGAAGATGCCGATAGCTCACAAATGAGTGCGCTGATCGACATCCTCAAAGGCAACAGCATGGTGGTTGAAGGCCCGCCGGGAACGGGTAAATCACAAACCATCACCAACTTGCTGGCCGCAGCGATGGCACAAAGCAAAACGGTGCTGTTTGTTGCGGAAAAACAAGCGGCCTTGGATGTGGTAAAACGGCGGATGGATAAGGCCGGCTTGGGCGATTTCTGTTTGGATTTACACAGCGATAAAGCCCAGAAGCGCCTAGTGTTGGATAGCTTCAATGAGCGCATGTTGAATCAACGCGGCCATGCCCACTCGGTTGACGAATACGATCGGCAAGTACAACGCTATGAGCGCGCCCGCCAGCAGCTGCAAGATTATGTGCAGATGATCAATGATGAGTGGAAAGCCACCGGCATGACCCTTCATGAAATACTCGCGGCGGCAACGCGTTACGGTGAGGCAGTGTCACCGATTGTATACAGTGATGTTGCCCCTGAAGGTATCAGTGGCGTTAGCTTCAGCAAGGTGTTGTTGGATGAAGCGCTGGAGAAACTTGAGAGCTATTACGAATACTTGGCGATTGTCAGCAAGCAACTTCCGGATGCGGGTAACTGGGAGTCGCACCCTTGGTATGGCGTGGGCAATAAGGCGTTAGGCAGTGTACCTGAAAATGAAATTGCCGCTTCAATGGGTGCGTGGATTGAACGCATCGAGACGGTGAATGCATCGGCTTCAGCGTTTTACACCCGACATGGGCTGGATGCTGCGCATGTTAACCGTCTTGATGCACTAGAAACGGCTATTGAGAAGTGGCAGGTGATACCCCTGTTATCGGGCGGTGAAGTGGTTTCTGCGTTCAGGCAAATCGGTGCTGAAGATGTTGCTCCGTTGCATGCAGCGGCACAGCAGATAAAAACCGTTGCGTCGGGCTTTTCTGCCGCTGGGAACGTCTTCCCCCGTGATGTGATCACCGATGCGGGTGCGTTGGAGACGATCAAAGAGTCATTGGCGGGTTTGGCTTTGATGGGTGTTGCACGATCGCTTTCATTTGATGAGATCAATCGGGCCATTAACGATGCTGAAAAAGCCAAACGGTTGCTCGCGAGTACGCTGGAACGCCGAAACGAATTTCTGCCGAATGTAAAACCGGCGTTACGTGAGGCATTGGCCGGTAATGTGGCGGGCTTGAAGGAATTTTCTCGTTTTTGTGAGCATGCTGCTGCGCTTGAAACCGCACATGTGAATTATCGCGACCCGCTCTTTGATAACGATGGGTTGGTTGATCTGATTGCCAAGGCAAAGGCACAATCGGATGCATTGGTGGAACGGCGAGGCGCATTTGAGCAGGATTTTGCCATCGATAAACTGCCAAGCATTGAAGACATCAAGCATATCTCGGCGATTTTTGGCGAAACCTCATTTATCTCGATTTTCAAATCCAGTTGGCGAGCGGCGAAAAAGTCTGCGTCAGCGTTCATTGTGCATGAGAAGGTAGATTGTAACGCGATGGCGGGTAAGCTGCACGAGCTGGCGATTTGGCTGGAGGATGTCGATCAGTTTGCCAAAGAGGCCACCTATTCTGAAAAGCTGGAGGGCTTTTTCAAGGGTGTAGAAACCGATTGGGAAAAAGTGAGCAGTTTGGCTGCGTGGTTTAAACGCGTGCGTGCGGACTACGGGATTGGTTTTGGTCGCCGGGTGATTTTTGCCAGTGAGTTGTTCTCATTGGATCAGAACGTGTTCCGAGGTGTGCGTAACCTGCATGCGGATGGGCTGTCTATGCAAATCGATGCGTTTGTGAGTTTGTTGGAGCGCCTCGGCGGTGTGTTTACCCAACAGACGCTGTTTTCAGACGCGGATGTCGATTTTGCGGCGGATCTAAACCCGCTGCAGTCGTTTTTGTTTGATATCAGCGCGTACATGAAAGGTATACAGCAATCATTGTTGGATGCATCGCTTCCTCAAGATGCAGTCATCGCTGCGTTAACTTCATTGGATGCGGCGAAACAAGCGGCACAAGCGGTCAGCGCACTGGCGCTAAGCGAGACGTATTTCAACGCGTCATTGAATCTGACGCTTTCTTCCAATGGCCAACTGCCGGACGACTATCAGCCGTTTTTACAAACCGTAGCGTTTGCTGAGGCGGTGCATGCGGTTCAGTTCTCTGATCTTGTGTTGGCACTGAATACTTGTGATACCGCAGAGGATGTATCAGTGCTTGTTCAAGGAGCCGCTGCCCTCACGGATGATCACAAGGCAATGGCCGACGCCGAAGCGAGTTTCTTTGCGTTGGTGGAATCGAGCAGAAGCGCTTGGTTTAAAGATTCGGGGCTTGCGTTCGATAAGGTTATCGCCAGAAATCACGGGGCGAAAACAAACGTACGTTGGCTGGATGGCTGGTTGAAATATCTGCATGCGAGAGATCGCATGGATACAGTTGGCTTCAATAAACTGAAGGAGCTGCTGTTAAAAGATCAAGGGACGTTGGAGCACGCGAAAGATGTCATGCGATTTGCTGCGTTTCAGGCGTTGGCGAGAGAAATCTATCAGAACACGCCTGCGTTGTCGGAGCGATCTGGCCATGAGCAGACGGTTTTGCAGGGGCAATTTGCGAAATACGATGAGACGCTGAAAGAGCTACAGCGCAAGCGGGTTGCGGCGATAGCGGCCGCCACAGAAATTCCTGAGGGTACATCAGGCGCTCGGGTTGCGAATTATTCCGGCGGCCACTTGTTAAGGCACGAGGTCGGCAAGAAGCGCGGCCATATCTCGATTCGTCATTTGGTTGAGCGTGCGGGTAAGGCGATGCAGGCGTATAAACCTTGCTTTATGATGAGCCCGATGGCGGTCGCGAAATATCTTCCCCCCGGTTCTATCGAATTTGATCTGGTGGTGATGGATGAGGCGTCGCAGGTGAAGCCAGAATATGCATTGAGCTGTTTTGCGCGGGGCAAAAACGTGGTTGTGGTGGGTGACCCTAAGCAGCTTCCACCCACGAGTTTCTTTGAGCGCTCGGTGAGCAACGACGATGAAGATTTCGAAGATGTCGGCGTTATTGGTGAGGCTGAAAGCATCTTGGATGCGGTCGGTGGCCACTTTAAGCAACGACAGTTGCGCTGGCATTACCGTTCTAAACACGAAAGCTTGATTGAGTTTTCGAATCACAAGTTTTACGACAGCAATCTGGTCTTGTTCCCGTCGCCGTGGGCAGAGTCGGATGAGTTCGGTATTAAATTTAACTATGTCGAAACCGGCCGTTTTTTGAATAATGTGAATGTGGCTGAATCGCAAGCGGTTATTCAGGCCATTAAGGTACAGCTGATGGATCGGCCTGATGAGAGTGTTGGCATTGTTGCGATGAACTCCAAGCAGCGCGATCACATTGAATCTGATCTGGAATCTGCGTTGCGTGACGATAACTTATTCCGTGCGGCGTACCAAAAAAATATGGGGTCTGCTGACCCTCTGTTTATTAAGAATCTCGAAAACGTTCAAGGTGATGAACGTGATGTGATTTTCATTTCGTTCACCTATGGCCCTAACGAAAAAGGCAGTAAACACGTACCGCAGCGTTTTGGCCCGATCAATAGTGACGATGGTTGGCGGCGTTTAAATGTTCTGTTCACGCGGGCGAAGAAGCGTATTCAGGTTTATAGCTCGATGACGGCTGATCAGGTGAATGTATCGGACACCAGCAAGCGCGGCGTCAAATCGTTAAAGGCCTACTTGGCCTATGCCCAAACCGGTATGTTGGTTGGCCAGGCAGGCGTTCAACAGAAAGAGCCGGACAGTGATTTTGAGATTGCTGTGATGGATGCTCTCGCGAAACACGGCTTTGAATGTGTGCCACAAGTTGGTGTTGCTGGCTTCTTCATTGATATCGCTGTTCGTGATCCGGGTATGCCTGGGCGTTATTTGATGGGCATTGAATGCGACGGCGCAACTTACCATAGCAGCAAATCAACGCGTGACCGGGATAGAGTCAGACAGGGTGTTTTAGAAGGTTTGGGGTGGGAGATTCGCCGCATTTGGTCGACAGACTGGTTCAAACACCCTGAGGCAGAGCTGAAGCCGATTATTGATGAGTTAAAACGTAAGGCGACGCCGATTTCGGAGTTGCCCGTTGATGCGGTGGTGGAGACTTCTGCCTGCGATAACAATTCTAACGAAGAAGCAACTTACGAATCATATTCCTCACAGACACTTGAACAGCGGTTAAAGAATTTCGCAGATAACGTCATCAGTAAGGAATTTCCTGATACTGCAAGCGAGAAACGTTTGTTACGGCCAGAAATGATCGAGCGTCTGGTTTCGGATATGCCGACATCGAATGAAGACTTTACGGTCTTTATTCCGGCATATTTGCGAAAGCAAACGGATACGAAAGAATCTTTTGCATACTTGGTTGATGTGTTAGAAATAGTAGCTGAATATGAGGATGAATCCTTTAGGCACAAGGAAAAACTTGACGGTGATAACTGAAGACCAACTGGAACAACTCTGCTTAGAATGGTTTCAAACCATCGGTTACGACACTATCTGTGGTTACGATATCGCGCCGGGCGAGCCTATCGCGGAACGCAGCGATTATCGCCACGTACTTCTGCATGACCGCTTGCTCTCTCGGTTGAAGGTGATCAATTCACATATCCCAACGGCGACGCTTGAGCAAGTAGCCTTGCAGGTGGCTAAGCCCGAAACGCCGATTCTGATTAAAAACAATAAAGCCTTCCATCAGCTGTTGTTAGAGGGCGTGAAGGTTGAGTTTAAAGACAAAGCTGGCGAGACCAAAACGGACTATGTGCAGTTGCTGGATTTTAATACGGTTGCTAACAACCAGTTCTTGGTGGTGAATCAATTTACCATTACGGGTAGCAAGGGCAACCGTCGTCCGGATGTGATTGTATTTATCAATGGCTTGCCATTGGCGGTATTGGAGCTCAAGAACCCGGCGGATAACAATGCGGATATCTGGTCGGCTTATCAGCAGTTGCAAACTTACAAAGAAGAAATTCCTGATCTCTTTATGTTTAACGAGGCGTTGGTGGTGAGTGATGGCCTAAACGCGCGGGTGGGATCGTTAACGGCGAATAAAGAGCGGTTTATGGCGTGGCGCACGGTTAATGATGAAGATGATAAGCCGCATTTTGAGTACTTTTTGGAAACCTTGGTAAAGGGCTTTTTCAAGCCGGAGCTGTTTCTCGATTACATTCGTCACTTTGTGTTGTTTGAGCAGGATGGTGACACCACGATTAAGAAAATTGCCGGCTACCATCAGTTTCATGCGGTGCGTGCGGCGGTTAAGGCAACGGTGATTGCCACGGAGCAACCCCAACAAGGTGTAGTGGCGGAGCCTCGTGCAAATTATGCATCCAAGGTTGAGGCGGGTTCGGGTAAAGCCGGGGTGGTGTGGCATACGCAGGGTTCGGGTAAGTCGATCTCGATGGTGTGTTATGCGGGTAAATTGCTGGCGCAGCCAGCGATGAATAACCCGACCATTGTGGTGGTGACAGATCGTAATGATCTGGATGGTCAGTTATTTGATACGTTCAAAATGGCGGCAGAAACTCTCAAACAAACACCGGTGCAGGCAAGCGATAGAGATGGGCTGCGTGAGATTTTGGCTTCTCGCCAATCCGGCGGCATTATTTTTACCACGGTGCAGAAGTTTGCGTTGCTGGGGGATGAAGATTCGCATCCCGTTTTAAGCACCCGGCACAATATTGTGGTGGTCAGCGATGAGGCGCATCGTAGCCAGTATGGTGACAAGGCCAAGTTTAATCCGAAAACCGGCAAATATACCTTTGGCTACTCCAAACATATGCGCGATGCGTTACCGGAAGCCTCGTTTATTGGCTTTACCGGAACCCCGATTGATTCTGCCGATAAAGACACGCGCGCGGTGTTTGGTGATTATGTGTCTATTTATGATATTCAAGATGCTGTCGACGATGGGGCGACGGTGCCGATTTATTATGAATCGCGTTTGGCCAAGTTAGATATTCGCCAAGGTGAGATTGAATCCCTCAATGATGAGGTGGATGAGGTCATCGAAGATGAAGAAGACGTCGCCACGCGTGAAAGCACTAAATCCAAGTGGGCAGCGCTTGAAAAGCTGGTGGGCAGCAAGCCTCGCATGCAACAAGTGGGCAAGGATTTAGTCAGCCACTTTGAAAATCGTATTGCGACGATGCCCGGTAAGGCCATGGTGGTGTGCATGAGCCGCGATATCTGCGTGGATATGTATGATGCGATCGTGGCGATTAAACCGGAATGGCATGACGCTGNCCCAACAAAAGGCGCAATCAAGATTGTGATGACAGGTTCTGCCTCCGATAAAGCAAAGCTGCAACCGCATATCTACAACAAAGAAACCAAAAAGCTTTTCGAAAAGCGATTCAAGGATGTGGACGACCCGCTGCAGTTAGTGATTGTGCGGGATATGTGGCTGACCGGCTTTGATGCACCTAACTGCCACACCATGTATATCGATAAACCCATGAAGGGCCATAACCTGATGCAGGCCATCGCCCGTGTTAACAGGGTGTTTAAAGATAAACCCGGTGGTTTAGTGGTTGATTACATCGGTATTGCTAATGAATTAAAGCAGGCTCTAAAAACCTACACCGGCTCTAACGGTAGAGGTAAGCCAACCCATGATACGCACGAAGCTTTCGCCGTTTTGATGGAAAAGCTGGAAGTGCTCTGGGGCATGATGCATGGCTTTGATTACAGCGACTATGAAGACAATGCGTTGTTGCTGTTGCCTAAAGCTATGAATCATATTCTCAGGTTAGAAAACCCGGCATCTGGCAAGCTGGATGGCAAAAAGCGCTTTTTGGATGTGATGGCGGCGATCGGCAAGGCTTACACGCTTTGCGGCACGTTGGACGAAGTCGCCCCGTATAAAAAAGAGATCGCCTTTTGGGGCGCTGTGAAAAATGGCATCACCAAATTCACAACGATCGATAAACGCCGCACCGATGAGGAGAAGAATTCAGCGCTCAAGCAGATCATCGACAATGCGATCGTTGCTGACGGCGTGGATGATATCTTCAATATCGTGGGTTTGGATAAGCCCAACATTGGGTTGTTATCGCCTGAGTTTATGGAAGATGTCGCCAAACTGGAAGAGAAGAACCTTGCCGTTGATTTGCTGGAGCGTTTGTTACGCGATGAAGTAAAAGCGTGTATGAAAACCGATGTGGTCTCTGAGAAAAAATACTCCGATCGCATTATGGAAACCCTGCGCAAATACCACAATCGCGCTATCGAAACCGCTCAGGTGATCGAAGAGCTGATCAAAATGGCCAAAGACATGGCCGAAGATGCCGAAATGGCAGAGCAATCGGGGTTGAACGCGGATGAAATTGCGTTTTATCGGGCGTTGATTCAAAACGAATCGGCAGTGAAAGAGCTGGGTGATAGTAACCTTCGTGAGTTAGCAATTTTTATAACAACACAGCTGCGCAAATCGACCACGGTTGATTGGCAGGTGCGTGACAGTGTGCGTGCAAAATTGCGCAATTTTGTGAGGCGGGCGTTACGCAAGTGGAAATATCCACCGGATAAGGCGGATGACGCGATTGAGTTGTGTTTGAAGCAGGCAGAGGCTTTGAGTGAGAGTTGGAGTCAGCCTTAAGGTTTGAGGTTGATCAATTTGTTAAAGAGAATAATTAAATGGCTCGGTATTGCGGTAAACACGATTCGGAAGCGACACTCGCTGCGGCTTTACAATGGCGAGATGAGTGCTTGATAGAACAGGGTTCTATTTTCTCAAGCGGTTCATTGTGGAATGAAGTCTATCTCGAAGACTTAAAGCGACATTTCTCCGATAATCTGGATGAAGGGGAGGGTGGCTTTCTTCAAAAGTTTGAATCACAGTTGGAGCAGGCAAAACCAGAAACTAAACAGCTGGCGTCTGAAATGCTCTGGTTCATGCTGCTTCCATTAAGCAACATTGGGCCTGATAAAAAGCGTGAGAATATTCAAGAGATATGGGCTTGGTCGGGTGGGCTTTTGGCATTGCCGCATACACTGCTTAGCGATGATACGTTAAAGGGTGTGGGTAGTGGTGGGACAAGCTACAACCAAAATCGATGGCGTGAACTTGTCTATTTCATAGAGGTCATGCTGGAACTTCGAAAATTGCCGAAGGATATGTTCGATGACCTGATCCAGCAGCCTTTTCACTTTGCCCGCTGGCTTGACGCCATTGATGGCAGTAAGAATCGTCAGTTGAGACACATACTGTTGTTTCTCATATTTCCAGAGAGTTTTGAGCGTGTTTTTGCGGCGGGCAGTCGCAGAAATATCATTGTTGCGTTCAGGCCGTTTAGTCGGCAACAAGTTAATCATATGCTGCCGTCTGAGATTGATGCCGAACTGTTCGAAATTCGAAAAGAACAACAAGCAAGATATCCGGGCACACAGCTCGATTTTTATATGCCGCCACTCGCGTCTTTGTGGCGGGAGTCTGATGCGGATTGTGTCGTATCAGAGCCCTCGTCGTTACCTTACCAATTGGATAGAAACGATACTATGTCAAAACACCCGCTAAACACTATTTTCTACGGCCCGCCAGGAACTGGAAAAACCTATAATACCGTGAGTTATGCGTTGTCAATTCTCGAGCCTGACACTGATTTTTCACAGCACAGTTTTGATACCAAAAAGAAGCTATACGACGATTATGTAACTAGAGAACGCATTCGTTTTTGCACGTTTCATCAGAGTTTTTCTTATGAGGATTTTGTTGAGGGCTTGAGGGCGGATAGCGATGACGAAGGCACGGTAAGTTATGAGGTAAAGTCGGGCATTTTTAAGGATATATGCGAGAAAGCTAAGTCTGAGAAGTTTAAAGGTATCGAATATCTCACCCCTGGAGCCAGGGTTTGGAAGGTTTCATTGGAAGGTGCTGGGCCAGGCGCTGTGAAAACTGCGTGTTTTGATCGTGGCGAAATACGAATTGGTTGGGGCGATATGGGTGATTTGTCTGACTATGATGCGGTGTTTGGGGGAGATAGCAACCGCCTAAAAGGCCTAGGAATGAATGCAATAGCATGCCTTGAGGCAATCTCTCACGATATGTCTGTGGGGGATATTGTCGTGAGTATTTGCAGCAAGACCAATATCGAGGCCGTTGGAATTGTTAAGGGCAAATATTTCTATGATGAAAAAGGGTGTGCTGATCGCCGGGACTATCAGAACGCTTTGCCTATCGATTGGATTATTCGAAATATTAATGTCTCGTTGACTCATCTAAATGGTGGTAAATCCTTCACCTTAAAAACACTTTACGAATTAAAACGTATATCAGCCTCTTCGCTATTTGAGCATCTTGAGAACTCTAACGTAACCGTTCCAAAGCGGTCAGTTGAACGCTCAGAAGCACCGGATAATTATGTGTTAATCGTTGATGAGATTAATCGCGGTAATCTTTCTTCAATCTTTGGAGAGTTGATTACATTGATTGAGCCGTCAAAGCGTGGCGGTAATCCAGAAGCTGTAGAGGTAACTCTGCCGTATTCAGGCAGCGTATTCTCCGTACCTAAAAATCTGCATATCGTGGGCACCATGAATACTGCGGATAGGTCTTTGGCGTTGGTAGATACCGCGTTGCGCCGNCGTTTCGATTTTGTTGAGATGATGCCTGATTATGCTGTACTGAAAAAGAGGGTAGTTCGAGGCATAGATCTCGCATTATTACTGCAAACAATGAATAACCGGATTGAGTACCTTTACGATAGAGAGCATACGTTAGGTCACGCGTTTTTTATGCCAGTCGTCAATGTACTTGATGATGTTGGCGATGAGAATGTCGCTTTCGATGTTCTAAGAAGCGTCTTCAAGAATAAGATCTTGCCATTGCTCCAAGAGTACTTTTACGATGATTGGCAGCGAATTGCTTTGGTCTTGGGTGATAACCAAAAATTAGTTGAGCATCATCAATTCGTTCAGAAGAGACACAGCTTTAAAACGAGTGACCTTTTTGGTCAGAGTACTGATTTGAGTATCTTTGGCGAGGATAAAGTTGTTTTTGAACTTGC harbors:
- the recD_2 gene encoding RecBCD enzyme subunit RecD — protein: MPRPYISSSIDALEREVDTHKDNVAELKKIKAELKHRKPRLRNKNLMAVIDGWIKGEPGFTQEELFTEKQKTRVKSEQKKPKASPIQKGSSVSAAEKPDKPLMENKAPSAKTGIPIAKPEGADHQAQRKPNPVVQATVVQTPAKKPAREDVILEQKREDKQVEYPDGFLHQNFDDMRTKLLDIAGGRSRLISLDQNGKSFVRLVDELPDQLVDTLLKNKAMTLVPVPEPTREELEEHGYIAWDEEEARWNTLKPDPAAKQWAGVLGLKNDYELPDNSDHADDERHEDLDLQTLVFEPALNVKLQKLSREAKTAIDETGNNILFLCLGFLEWSDVAKGGNKRYAPLYMVPVEITKDVNNGVSVFRLAFTGEDILPNLTLREKLKRDFGIILPDVVDADDEDRLLSPEQYFDAVNALLARKSNDPNIKEWRVRRFGTLATLSLGKLLMYLDLDPARWPDNGKALLEHEVVSHFFHDGAKRVDGQSSSGAGHADYVLDDVEDIHENFPMIEDADSSQMSALIDILKGNSMVVEGPPGTGKSQTITNLLAAAMAQSKTVLFVAEKQAALDVVKRRMDKAGLGDFCLDLHSDKAQKRLVLDSFNERMLNQRGHAHSVDEYDRQVQRYERARQQLQDYVQMINDEWKATGMTLHEILAAATRYGEAVSPIVYSDVAPEGISGVSFSKVLLDEALEKLESYYEYLAIVSKQLPDAGNWESHPWYGVGNKALGSVPENEIAASMGAWIERIETVNASASAFYTRHGLDAAHVNRLDALETAIEKWQVIPLLSGGEVVSAFRQIGAEDVAPLHAAAQQIKTVASGFSAAGNVFPRDVITDAGALETIKESLAGLALMGVARSLSFDEINRAINDAEKAKRLLASTLERRNEFLPNVKPALREALAGNVAGLKEFSRFCEHAAALETAHVNYRDPLFDNDGLVDLIAKAKAQSDALVERRGAFEQDFAIDKLPSIEDIKHISAIFGETSFISIFKSSWRAAKKSASAFIVHEKVDCNAMAGKLHELAIWLEDVDQFAKEATYSEKLEGFFKGVETDWEKVSSLAAWFKRVRADYGIGFGRRVIFASELFSLDQNVFRGVRNLHADGLSMQIDAFVSLLERLGGVFTQQTLFSDADVDFAADLNPLQSFLFDISAYMKGIQQSLLDASLPQDAVIAALTSLDAAKQAAQAVSALALSETYFNASLNLTLSSNGQLPDDYQPFLQTVAFAEAVHAVQFSDLVLALNTCDTAEDVSVLVQGAAALTDDHKAMADAEASFFALVESSRSAWFKDSGLAFDKVIARNHGAKTNVRWLDGWLKYLHARDRMDTVGFNKLKELLLKDQGTLEHAKDVMRFAAFQALAREIYQNTPALSERSGHEQTVLQGQFAKYDETLKELQRKRVAAIAAATEIPEGTSGARVANYSGGHLLRHEVGKKRGHISIRHLVERAGKAMQAYKPCFMMSPMAVAKYLPPGSIEFDLVVMDEASQVKPEYALSCFARGKNVVVVGDPKQLPPTSFFERSVSNDDEDFEDVGVIGEAESILDAVGGHFKQRQLRWHYRSKHESLIEFSNHKFYDSNLVLFPSPWAESDEFGIKFNYVETGRFLNNVNVAESQAVIQAIKVQLMDRPDESVGIVAMNSKQRDHIESDLESALRDDNLFRAAYQKNMGSADPLFIKNLENVQGDERDVIFISFTYGPNEKGSKHVPQRFGPINSDDGWRRLNVLFTRAKKRIQVYSSMTADQVNVSDTSKRGVKSLKAYLAYAQTGMLVGQAGVQQKEPDSDFEIAVMDALAKHGFECVPQVGVAGFFIDIAVRDPGMPGRYLMGIECDGATYHSSKSTRDRDRVRQGVLEGLGWEIRRIWSTDWFKHPEAELKPIIDELKRKATPISELPVDAVVETSACDNNSNEEATYESYSSQTLEQRLKNFADNVISKEFPDTASEKRLLRPEMIERLVSDMPTSNEDFTVFIPAYLRKQTDTKESFAYLVDVLEIVAEYEDESFRHKEKLDGDN
- the hsdR_1 gene encoding Type-1 restriction enzyme R protein, encoding MITEDQLEQLCLEWFQTIGYDTICGYDIAPGEPIAERSDYRHVLLHDRLLSRLKVINSHIPTATLEQVALQVAKPETPILIKNNKAFHQLLLEGVKVEFKDKAGETKTDYVQLLDFNTVANNQFLVVNQFTITGSKGNRRPDVIVFINGLPLAVLELKNPADNNADIWSAYQQLQTYKEEIPDLFMFNEALVVSDGLNARVGSLTANKERFMAWRTVNDEDDKPHFEYFLETLVKGFFKPELFLDYIRHFVLFEQDGDTTIKKIAGYHQFHAVRAAVKATVIATEQPQQGVVAEPRANYASKVEAGSGKAGVVWHTQGSGKSISMVCYAGKLLAQPAMNNPTIVVVTDRNDLDGQLFDTFKMAAETLKQTPVQASDRDGLREILASRQSGGIIFTTVQKFALLGDEDSHPVLSTRHNIVVVSDEAHRSQYGDKAKFNPKTGKYTFGYSKHMRDALPEASFIGFTGTPIDSADKDTRAVFGDYVSIYDIQDAVDDGATVPIYYESRLAKLDIRQGEIESLNDEVDEVIEDEEDVATRESTKSKWAALEKLVGSKPRMQQVGKDLVSHFENRIATMPGKAMVVCMSRDICVDMYDAIVAIKPEWHDAXPTKGAIKIVMTGSASDKAKLQPHIYNKETKKLFEKRFKDVDDPLQLVIVRDMWLTGFDAPNCHTMYIDKPMKGHNLMQAIARVNRVFKDKPGGLVVDYIGIANELKQALKTYTGSNGRGKPTHDTHEAFAVLMEKLEVLWGMMHGFDYSDYEDNALLLLPKAMNHILRLENPASGKLDGKKRFLDVMAAIGKAYTLCGTLDEVAPYKKEIAFWGAVKNGITKFTTIDKRRTDEEKNSALKQIIDNAIVADGVDDIFNIVGLDKPNIGLLSPEFMEDVAKLEEKNLAVDLLERLLRDEVKACMKTDVVSEKKYSDRIMETLRKYHNRAIETAQVIEELIKMAKDMAEDAEMAEQSGLNADEIAFYRALIQNESAVKELGDSNLRELAIFITTQLRKSTTVDWQVRDSVRAKLRNFVRRALRKWKYPPDKADDAIELCLKQAEALSESWSQP